The Triticum aestivum cultivar Chinese Spring chromosome 5A, IWGSC CS RefSeq v2.1, whole genome shotgun sequence genomic sequence aaagcggacaaacacatcttcataggatacccaaaggtgacagttgggtataccttctatctcagatccgagggcaaattgtttgtcgctaagaatgggtcctttctcgagaaggagtttctcttgaaagaattgagtgggaggaagatagaacttgatgaggttgtcgaacctttatttcaaccagaaagtgatgcaacacagaaagatgttttctgtggcgcctacatctgttgaatagggaagttaatgatagtgatcatgaagcttcagatcaagttgctatcgaacctcgtaggtcaacaaggatatgtactactcctgagtggtacggtaattctgtcttagatatcatgttgttagacaacaatgaacctacgaactatggagaagcgatggtgggcccgtattccgacaaatggttagaagccatgaaatctgagataggatccatgtatcagaacaaagtatggactttggtggacttgcccgatgatcggcaagccattgagataaatggaactttaagaagaagacggacgtggacggtaatgttaccgtctatgaagctcgacttgtgggaaagagtcttttcacaagttcaaggagttgagtacgatgagaatttctcacccgtagtgatgcttaagtccgtcggaatcatgttagcattagctgtatttttcgattatgaaatctgacagatggatgtcaaaacaagttttcttaccagttttcgtaagaaaaagttgtacgtgatacaataaaaggttttgtcgatcctatggatgctaaaaggtatgctggctccagcaatccttctatgggctagagcaagcatctcggagtcagaatatatgctttgatggagtgatcaaagcttttaggtttatacaatgtttgctagaaacttgtatttacaagaaaatgagtgggagcactacaacatttctgataagtatatgtggatgacatattgttgattcgaaatgatgtagaatttctggaaagcataaacggttgtttgaagagtgtttttcaaaggaagacctggataaagctgcttacatattgggcatcaagatctatagagatagatcaaaacgcctgatgatactttcaaagaacacacaccttgacatgtttttgaaggagttcaaaatagatcagtcaaagaaggggttcttgcctgagttgtaaggtgtgaagtcgagtaagactcgaagattgaccacgacagaagaaagaggaaggacgaaggtcttcccctatgcttttgtcataggctctatacagtatgccatgctgagtaccgcaccagatgtgtgccttgtcacatgtctggcaagagggtacaaaggtgatctaggagtggatcaccagatagcggtcaaaattatccttagaggaataaggaaatgtttctcggctatggaggtgataaagatttcgacgtaaatagttacgtcgatgcaagcttaacacctatccggatagctctgagtagagataccggatgcgtataatggagcaacattttggaatagctccaagtggaacgtggtagcatcatctacgatatgacataaagttttgcgaaatacatagggatctgcatatggcaagacccgttgactacaacctctctcacaagcataacatgatcaaacccagaactctttgagtgttaatcacatagtgatgtgaactagatcattgagtctagtagactcttggatgttggtcacatggcgatgtgacctgtgagtgttaatcacatggcgatgtgaactagattattgactctagtgcaagtgggagactgttggaaatatgccctagaggcaataataaattggttattattatatttccttgttcatgataatcgtttattatccatgctagaattgtatcgataggaaactcagatacatgtgtggatacatagacaacaccatgtccctagtaagcctctagttgactagctcgttgatcaatagatggttacggttccctaaccatggacattggatgtcgttgataacgggatcacatcattaggagaatgatgtgatggacaagacccaatcctaagcctagcacaaagatcgtgtagttcgtatgctaaagcttttctaatgtcaagtatcatttccttagaccatgagattgtgcaactcccggataccgtaggagtgctttgggtgtgccaaatgtcacaacgtaactgggtgggtataaaggtacactacgggtatctctgaaagtgtctgttgggttggcacgaatcgagactgggatttgtcactccgtgtaacagagaggtatctctgggcccactcggtaggacatcatcataatgtgcacaatgtgaccaaggagttgatcacgggatgatgtgttatggaacgagtaaagagacttgccggtaacgagattgaacaaggtatcgggataccgacgatcgaatctcgggcaagtatcgtaccgatagacaaagggaattgtatacgggattgattgaatccttgacatcttgattcatccgatgagatcatcgtggaacatgtaggagccaacatgggtatccagatcccgctattggttattgaccggagagttgtctcggccatgtctgcatgactcccgaacccgtagggtctacacacttaaggttcgatgacgctagggttatagggcaagtatgtacgcggttaccgaatgttgttcggagtcccagatgagaccccggacgtcacgaggagttccggaatggtcggaggtaaagattgatatataggaagtatggttttggccaccggaagtgttccgggcatcatcgatagtgtaccgggaccaccggaggggtccgggggtccaccaggtggggccaccagccccggagccctacatgggccaatagtgggaagggaccagcccctaggtgggctggggcgcctcccaccaaggcccaatgtgCCTCCTAGAGGGGAGGgtgcaaaccctagggcagatgggccctaaggcccaccccaggtgcgcctccccctctcccccttgtggccgccaccctagatgggatctagggctacCGCActccttggggtgggaaccctaggtgggggggcagccctccctctccccctatatatagtggaggcaaaggggcagcccaacacacgaggtTCTTCctctgttggcgcagccctacccctctccctcctcgtctctcgtagtgcttggcgaagccctgctggagttccgcgctcctccaccaccaccacgtcgtcgtgctgctgctggacggagtcttccccaacctctccttctccccttgctggatcaacgcgtaggagacgtcaccgggctgcacgtgtgttgaacgcggaggcgccgttgttcggcgcttagatcggaatcaaccacgatctgaatcgctacgagtacgactccttcatccgcgttcttggaacgcttccgcttagcgatctacaagggtatgtagatgcactctccttcccctcgttgctagattactccatagattgatcttggtgatgcgtagaaaattttaaacttctgctacgatccccaacatagtggaactctcaatgaaagcaccaatgtcggtgtcaaaaccggcggatctcgggtagggggtcccgaactgtgcgtctaggatcaatggtaacaggagacaggggacacaatgttttactcaggttcgggccctctctatggaggtaataccctacgtcctgcttgattgatcttgatgaatattagtattacaagagttgatctaccacgagatcgtaatggctaaaccctaagagtctaACCTAGCTATGATTATTCAGGATTcggcctatctacggacctagccctccggtttatatagacacgggagggatctagggttacacaaggtcggtaacagagaaaggaatcttcatagttggtcgccaagcttgctttccacgccaaggagagtcctatccggacacaggtggagtcttcggtctttgtatccttacggcccatcagtccagcccatattcaatagatcggacacccgaggaccccttaatctaggactccctcagccgcccccccatggcagtccgaattggactaggggagggagcggcgcccccctttccctctccctctcctcctccttccttttcccctccggtgaagaaaggaaaaggggggaggccgaatcctactaggagtggagtcctggtaggactcccccccatggcgcgcccctcctagtcGGCCGCCTCCTcattccctcctttatatacgggggcatggggcaccccatagcacatcaattgttctcttagccgtgtgcggtgcccccctccacagtttactcctctggtcatagcgtcgtagtgcttaggcgaagccctatgcggatcacatcaccatcactgtcaccacgccatcgtgttgacggaactctccctcgaccctctgctggatcaagagttcgagggacatcatcgagctgaacgtgtgctgaactcggaggtgtcgtacgttcggtactagagcggttggatcgtgaagacgttcgactacatcaaccgcgttaacctaatgcttccgctttcgttctacgagggtacgtggacacactctccccctctcgttgctatgcatctcctagataggtgtgatttttttttttgaaattgcatgttacgttccccaacagttaaacCCCTGAGCTCTGCATCAATCAATGCATACGActatctttattaattattccatGAAGGTCTGATAGAAACATACATAAAGCCACCCGAAGCCATCATTCACACCTACAAACTTGATAATGCGGAGTCCTCTCACTCCCCATATCTGTAACCGATATCCTCGCCCATtcatccacataacgtatcggaACCAACAACCGGTGCGGCAGACTTAAAGCGTACACCACATGTACACATTTTAGAAGCCGCCATCATCGTCGTACCGTTGTCCCATCTTTAGGAGAGAGATCTGCATCATCCTTGCCAGTCGGACCAACTGTCGACGCCACCACGGTGCCCAACGATGTCATCGTCCTACGCTCGTCCATCCTGATGCGGAGACTCTGGAAGATctatcgtgcgtagcacctgccaaccaggcatgacaaagcgtagcacccgTCAGCCATGCATGACTTAACATGTCCACTGAAGCTCCGTTCAAGATGAAACCCGCTCCGCCTCCTGCCTTTgccttccagcgctgctccacaatcccaagagagaaacgacaccgtagtgctgccatcgtccgatctggaacaccatgatcctagggtttcccccggagcagcaggAGTGGGTTGACAGTAGTTActcgacgatgccttcatcaaggtaatgaCGCAGAACGCCGCCATCGATGGTgttggctcggttttcaccggcaaccatgtctccccgactcgcaaccaggactagatgacggatctcgagatcctaccacccagcctcaggccgaccacctccgaTAGAGGAGATGACCACCATCATCGACTGCACCGGCCAAAATAGATCTGACCGGAGGTGCCGCCAAGCAGCCCACCAGGCCCTTCACGCTGGCGCCGATCCGAAGCCTGATGACGCGCCACCGCTGCATAAGTCGCCGCCGCCAGAACCAGGCAAGCCAGCGCCCGCCGTCACCCATGACTGGGTTGCCCGACGCGCCGCAGTTGTCGTCGCTCGTGGCAAGGCCAACCGTCGCTGCAGCCATCGTCGGCGCCGTCGGATTTGCCGCGCCTCCACACGCGCAAGGGCTCCGCACCACCTGAGACGCTGGAGAGAGGAGGATCCCCGCCACCACCGTCGGCCCCCAGGCGCATCCCGGCGGCGTCCTCCGACGGCGACGGGGTGAGAGAAGGTGGATTCGGCCCCGACGGCGACTAGGGCTGGGGAACCGCTCGAGTCGCCAGAGCGGGGGCGACGTGGGGGTCGGGCTTCGCTGGTACCTACGTGCGTTCACGGCTAGTGAGACGTGTCAGCAGGCTAGTGGTTTGCATGTCTATAACTTGTTCTTCCAGTCTTGcataagactacccacagtgggagtaacatagatggtaacatcacacttatctagataaaatagatgatgtggcatgtaattaatgaagaaagagaggcatgtggtaataTAGCtaattactgtaacatcacacatataaaaaaaagatgagtctacaacataataaataATGTGATGCATGATACaatacatatgttactacccactgtggaggtagtaacatagactagtaacatatgtatgttactactctaagttactccccactgtgactagtctaaAATGGAGCGAGCTGCTATATCAGTACTGAGTCGGTTGTGTTGCCAACACACTGGTGCAAAAATAGCTGATTACAAACGACCAACGACGTGGGAGAGTATTGTTTATCCCGGAGAACATCCAGAGATGAAATCTGAAGAGCGTTTGAGTACATCTAGGCTGTAACTCTAGATAATTTAATTAACTCGTTTGCCTTTGCTAGCGATAATTGCCTGAGTTGGGAGTTCACATGAGGGTACCAGTGTCTTTTCTTCTTCAGCAAGCGTCGGTGGTGAAGACACCGTGCCTTCGTTTGTTGATACGTATATATGCATGTTAAAGTATAATAAAGTGGAATGCGTCTTGGTAACAATACATATTTTACGTCTCTTTGCCCGCTAATGCTGGGTAAAGTGAAGGCGTTTCTCTTGCTGACCGCCGACAATGCCGGATATCCATCCATCCCATTTATTAGTTGCATGTTTATCTTACTAGAGATAAGCATGTCATTAATTAGTTCATTAATTGGTCTCCAGTTAATCTCAAATGAGGCCCTCTATATATTCGCCCACTCCCTAAGAGTGAGCACACAACACAGCGACAGGTTGCAAGAAGTAGCCAAGGTACATAGCCATGGCTGCCATGCACGAGAGCACTCCGTCGCTCCTTGTGCTCTTCTTGTCGCTAATGCTCTTTTTCACGGCGTCTTCCGCGCGCCACATGACTGGTGATCCACCGCCGGTTATTCCTTCCCCGCCGCCCcatatggcttctccaacaatGGAGGAGGCGTGGGAAGGCGTCATGGTGGCACCGAGGCCAGTTCCTTCTGGACCGGACCCTATACACCATCGTCCTCATGCCCCCCCGCCCCACAGGCCTCCCCCATCAACGGAGGAGGCGAGGGAAGGTGTCATGGTGGCACCGAGGCCGGTTCCTTCTGGTCCGAACCCTATACATCACTTTCCCGCCCCGGCGCCACAACCCCACCATCATCACCGATGTCATGACCTACCGCCCGCATCAACAGAGGAGGCGTGCGAAGGCGATATCGTGGCGCCGAGGCCAGTTCCTTTTGGATCACACCCCATACATAACCACCCTGCTCCAGTGCCTCAACCCAACCAGCATCGTCGACGCAAGGCCCCACCGCCTGCATCTTTGGAGGAGGGGAGGGAAGGCGACAACATGTCACCAAGGAGGCCACTTCCTGTTTTCGGACCAAACCCAAACCATAACCACCCCGCCAAGGCACCGGCTCCTCCTCATGAGTAACGATTGCCCTCGTGGCAACACATGCGCCTTTTACATTTAGTTACACCGGAAGCACTAGCAAATAAGAGATAAATCATTGCATCGATTGAATAATGGGCATGTAACCTGGATTGTTATCTTTGATCATTGTATGGGCACTCCACTTCGCCATGTCTGAATATTATCGAGTGATAACATGCAAGGTGCTTTACTATAACTCTCTcagttttatttttttaggattacTCTAATTTTTTTTAGACAATTAGGATTACTCTATTTTTTAGTAACTAGGATTACTCTAATTTTTTTTGAGACAACTAGGATTACTCTAATATAAACAACGTTTTGGGCGTCATCAAGGGCCCATTCTCGAGTTGCCCATATCCATAGACTAGACTAGGCCCATCCCTCCCAGCCCGGCCCAGCGGAACCCAACCGGCAGCAGAAATCCAAACGTTATCCGCTTCAAAGCCGAGCGGCGTCGCCACCCCTCTCCAGCCAAACCCACACCCTCCTCCACTCGCTCGCTCGCTCTCCTTCCCCTCCCCAATGGCGGCCTTCGCCTCCACCTCCCCCTCGCCGGcgatctccacctcggcctggCGCATggactccctccgcgccgcgctcCCCGCGCTCCGCCCCTCCCCGTCGGCGGCCGTCCGGCCTCGCAGGCAGGCGGCCTCCGCCGCCCCGTTCCTCCGGAGCTCCTTCGTCTCcacgtcctccgcctcgtcctccgtCTCCCCCGCCCCGATGTCCTCCGCGGCCTCGGCGTCGCTCGCCTTCTCCTACACCTCCTCGTTCTCCGGTGAGATGTCCTCGTTTTCCGGCCCTTATGTTTGAGCCCGACTGTGGCTGTAAATGCTGCAGTTTCAGTTTGGACACCCGAGTGTCAGAAATGCTAAAGTTCGCCAGCCGCCAATCCAAGAAATTTCTTGAACTGGGCAAGCTGCATATTCATTCTCCGTGGCCACCTGGGTTCCAATATTGTAGTATCAGGGGCAcgtcatttatttatttattgctgaTGACCTTTGAGATGGTCTGTAGCTTTGGAATTGCGTTTCAGTGTTCAAGGATGCTCAACTCATTAAATCCTCAACAATGTATTGAACAATTGACAATTTCTCTCATGTTTTGTAAGAGCATTTATCCTATATTCCTATTACCCATTTCGTTGCTAGTGTCATATATATACTGGAGCATATGTTGGCAGTTACAAATAGGAAATACTAACAATGAACCAGTTGGCAAACTATTTTGAAGAAATATGTGTCATTTCTCATCTCTGCCATCAACAGATTCATCTACATTTGCACCCACTGTATTATAGCTCTGTTCCTTCCACTTTCTTCATCTGTTTAATCGCGATGATGCTTGAATGCATTGGGGTGCTTCAAATTGTGATGCTGCCATTTTATCCCTTGTGGTCATGAGCAGAACAAAAAGGAAAGCATAATTAATATGAACTGGTATAGCTGTATTTTGAAAACGTTTTTAATATGGACTTGTGGAATCAGAAGGGCAGAAGAGCTTTGAATGGTGAAGTAACTTGTCATTCCATGCATAATTGTTTATCTTGCTGATTATGCGAACAAATATTATCATGGATAGAAAATGGTCTTATCACCTTACATTTGCCTAAAAGCTAGTTTTCCTTAGTATGTCGAATATCACCTAACTGATTGACCACACCATACAAATCTCAAACAATATAAGTATGTCCTGGAGAAATTAAAAGCTTCGGTTGTTACATGCCAAATATGCCAGATCGGCCTAAAAGGTCTTGAGCCATTCACGCTAAAGATAAGATTAGGATGGTTTTTTGAAAAATTCCTATGAATTTCACAATGAACTCATTCGCTGACCTTTCTCAAAATATTGCAGTGGAATCAAGCTTTGCGCACCGACTGTTTGGCACTGATGTCCGTGGAAGGATACTGGCAATGAGGCACGGGAAGCGCATTCCTAGGCTCAACAGGCCTGCAGATCAGCGGAAAGCACTCCTGCGTGGGCTGACCACACAGCTGCTGAAGCACGGGAGGATAAAGACTACTAAGCCAAGGGCAAAGGCGATGAGGAAGTGGGTTGACAAGATGATCACGATGGCGAAGGATGGATCTCTTCACAAGAGGAGGCAGGCCCTGGGGTATATTTATGAGAAGCAC encodes the following:
- the LOC123105607 gene encoding 50S ribosomal protein L17, chloroplastic, with product MAAFASTSPSPAISTSAWRMDSLRAALPALRPSPSAAVRPRRQAASAAPFLRSSFVSTSSASSSVSPAPMSSAASASLAFSYTSSFSVESSFAHRLFGTDVRGRILAMRHGKRIPRLNRPADQRKALLRGLTTQLLKHGRIKTTKPRAKAMRKWVDKMITMAKDGSLHKRRQALGYIYEKHIVHALFAEVPDRYGERNGGYTRIIPTFPRRGDNAPMAYIELV